The following proteins are encoded in a genomic region of Methanobrevibacter gottschalkii DSM 11977:
- a CDS encoding Ig-like domain repeat protein — MFFLVLGVVGATEFNNASNTEDSNLMTDNVDSLSVENKLEVSNEDSISEANLVNSHDDNLNNYSDSDVLSNYEDDYGNVQASNYAEIGNTNSVRSDVLSVSNDDNLAASSKVSAKVDVVDTHYSKSATYFKVTLKDTKGNSISNQKISFKVNGVTYTATTDKNGIASVKTAALSVGTYTVAIKYAGSSKYAAVALSKKVKVLSSVSGSDITKYYGPVVQYSVKFWKNYNALANTKVSFKVNGITYTKTTDKNGVAKLPVNLAPGKYVITTINPYSGEKLSNKCISLRDGTTLTHGSTNTYITPNKKHSFTVTLKSKHGILIKNKNVVFKYNNKKVTVKTNSNGKATLSIPALSKGTYYISYSYSGDKYYSGSSGSGKLYVKNPTTKITSSKLKMQYKDGSKFAVKLTKNGKVLANKKVKLTFNGKTYTEKTNSKGIAYLTVPTVKPATYNIKYQYLTPSYFNYCYGSNKIVVSKQTAKVSAGDLVMNYKDGSVYKVVVKNKFGNPLKNIKVKFTINGKTYTKTTDSNGVAKQSIGLNIGYYSVKTVLSNNYYAHGAIYKHISVKGTKFVGGNIHVAVGKTAYYSVKLLDYKNNPIKSTEVTFILDGKKYTATTSSKGVAKVNLGVLSAGTHNVKYSQGEYSGSSNIYVADKVTIKQIIAASGNVQKYIQKNHRLPSTVNIGGVTYSTNQYLYLVSKAIVNLKSNVKSAIYVKNVDGPSNPSSTYAAGNLYDYLSVANSVVKNSDSKGSVPNTVSSKVGTIGYKSLVYAFARVVAFYGDDDRLPSFVEIKSLSGTSSDSNINSKNTISNLKAYLAASTNCQVNNAKIKQLVGKLTNGLKSEKSKATAIYNYVRDTISYSFYYDTKHGAVGTLNAKSGNCVDHSHLLAAMFRTAGLATRYVHGSCTFSSGSTYGHVWTQVLIDNTWTVADATSSRNSLGKIANWNTKSYRLNGYYSSLPF, encoded by the coding sequence ATGTTCTTCTTAGTTTTGGGGGTAGTTGGTGCAACAGAATTTAATAATGCTTCAAATACAGAAGATTCAAATTTAATGACTGATAATGTTGATTCATTGTCTGTTGAAAATAAATTAGAAGTTTCTAACGAGGATTCTATCTCAGAGGCTAATTTAGTTAATTCTCATGATGATAATTTGAACAATTATTCTGATAGTGATGTTTTAAGTAACTATGAGGATGATTATGGAAATGTTCAAGCTTCTAATTATGCTGAAATAGGTAATACTAATTCTGTTCGTAGTGATGTTTTATCTGTTTCTAATGATGATAATTTAGCTGCTAGTTCTAAAGTATCTGCAAAGGTTGATGTAGTTGATACACATTATTCCAAATCCGCTACATATTTCAAAGTTACTTTGAAAGATACTAAAGGTAATTCTATCAGCAATCAAAAAATTTCTTTTAAAGTTAATGGAGTGACTTACACTGCTACTACTGATAAAAATGGTATTGCATCAGTTAAAACTGCAGCTTTGTCTGTAGGAACATATACTGTTGCAATTAAATACGCTGGTAGTTCCAAATATGCAGCTGTAGCTCTTTCAAAGAAAGTTAAAGTATTGTCATCTGTTAGTGGAAGTGATATTACTAAATATTATGGACCTGTTGTCCAGTATTCAGTAAAATTCTGGAAAAATTATAATGCATTAGCAAATACTAAAGTATCATTTAAAGTTAATGGGATAACTTATACTAAAACCACTGATAAAAATGGAGTCGCTAAATTACCAGTTAATTTGGCTCCTGGAAAATATGTTATTACTACAATTAATCCATATTCTGGTGAAAAATTGTCTAATAAATGTATTTCATTAAGAGATGGTACAACTTTAACCCATGGTTCAACTAATACATATATTACTCCTAATAAAAAACATTCATTTACTGTAACTTTAAAATCTAAACACGGTATTTTAATTAAAAACAAAAATGTAGTATTTAAATATAATAATAAAAAAGTAACTGTTAAGACTAATTCGAATGGGAAAGCTACTTTGTCTATTCCTGCTCTTTCTAAAGGTACTTATTATATTAGTTATTCATATTCAGGAGACAAATATTATTCAGGTTCATCTGGATCTGGAAAATTGTATGTAAAAAATCCAACTACTAAAATTACATCTTCAAAATTGAAGATGCAATATAAGGATGGATCTAAATTTGCGGTTAAGTTAACAAAAAATGGTAAAGTTTTAGCTAATAAAAAAGTGAAATTAACATTTAATGGAAAAACTTATACTGAAAAAACTAATTCAAAGGGTATTGCTTATTTAACTGTCCCTACAGTAAAACCAGCTACTTACAATATTAAATATCAGTATTTAACTCCAAGTTATTTTAATTATTGTTATGGCTCAAATAAAATTGTTGTTTCTAAACAAACTGCTAAAGTATCAGCAGGGGATTTAGTGATGAACTATAAAGATGGTTCTGTTTATAAAGTTGTTGTAAAAAATAAATTTGGAAACCCTCTTAAAAATATTAAAGTCAAATTTACAATTAACGGAAAAACTTATACTAAAACTACTGATTCAAATGGAGTGGCTAAGCAGTCTATTGGTTTAAATATTGGTTATTATTCTGTTAAAACAGTACTTTCTAATAATTATTATGCACATGGCGCTATATATAAACATATTTCAGTTAAAGGAACTAAATTTGTAGGCGGAAATATTCATGTAGCAGTAGGTAAAACTGCATATTATTCAGTAAAATTATTGGATTATAAGAATAATCCGATTAAAAGTACAGAAGTTACTTTTATTTTGGATGGTAAAAAATACACAGCTACAACTAGTTCAAAAGGTGTTGCTAAAGTAAATTTAGGTGTTTTATCTGCAGGTACTCATAATGTTAAATATTCACAAGGAGAGTATTCAGGTTCATCTAACATATATGTTGCTGATAAAGTGACTATTAAGCAAATTATTGCTGCATCTGGAAATGTGCAAAAGTATATTCAAAAAAATCATAGATTACCTTCCACAGTTAATATTGGGGGTGTTACTTATTCAACTAATCAATATTTATATTTAGTTTCAAAAGCTATTGTAAATTTAAAATCTAATGTTAAATCTGCAATTTATGTTAAAAATGTCGATGGTCCAAGTAATCCTTCATCAACATATGCTGCAGGTAATTTATATGATTATCTTTCAGTTGCAAATAGTGTTGTGAAAAATTCTGATTCAAAAGGTAGTGTACCTAATACTGTTAGTTCTAAAGTTGGAACTATTGGTTATAAAAGTTTAGTTTATGCGTTTGCTCGTGTTGTTGCATTTTATGGTGATGATGATAGATTGCCATCATTTGTTGAAATAAAATCACTAAGTGGTACTAGTTCAGATAGTAATATTAACTCTAAAAATACTATTTCAAACTTAAAAGCATATTTGGCAGCATCAACTAATTGCCAGGTTAATAATGCTAAAATTAAACAATTAGTTGGCAAATTAACTAATGGGTTGAAGAGTGAAAAATCTAAAGCAACTGCAATTTATAATTATGTGAGAGATACAATTTCATATAGTTTCTATTATGATACTAAACACGGTGCTGTTGGAACATTGAATGCTAAATCTGGAAATTGTGTTGATCATTCCCATTTGCTTGCTGCTATGTTTAGAACTGCAGGTCTTGCAACTAGATATGTGCATGGGTCATGTACATTTTCTAGTGGAAGTACATATGGGCATGTTTGGACTCAAGTATTGATTGATAATACTTGGACTGTTGCTGATGCAACAAGTTCTAGAAACTCGTTAGGAAAAATAGCTAATTGGAATACTAAGTCTTATAGGCTTAATGGATACTATTCCAGTCTTCCATTCTAA
- a CDS encoding phosphopantetheine adenylyltransferase has protein sequence MNSKKYSKVAVGGTFDKFHDGHKKLLTTAFELGNQIEIGVTSDAFGGLKGDIDPCKERMSNLKAFFSDKSDFVVIPLNDPYGTTIYDEDFDAIVVSEETEPTAVEINEIRISKGMKPLDIVVVSFVLAYDGNPISSTRIRRGEINQKGNVVE, from the coding sequence ATGAATTCTAAGAAATATAGTAAAGTGGCTGTTGGTGGAACTTTCGATAAATTTCATGATGGGCACAAAAAATTATTAACAACTGCTTTTGAATTGGGTAACCAAATTGAAATTGGTGTTACCTCTGATGCTTTTGGAGGGTTAAAAGGAGATATTGACCCTTGTAAAGAGAGAATGAGCAATCTTAAGGCTTTTTTTTCAGATAAATCAGATTTTGTTGTAATTCCTTTAAATGATCCGTATGGAACTACAATATATGATGAGGATTTTGATGCTATAGTTGTTAGTGAAGAGACTGAGCCTACTGCAGTTGAAATTAATGAGATTAGAATTTCTAAAGGTATGAAACCTCTTGATATTGTCGTAGTAAGTTTTGTGCTAGCTTATGATGGAAATCCCATATCTTCAACACGAATTAGACGTGGTGAGATTAATCAAAAGGGAAATGTTGTTGAATAA
- a CDS encoding 4Fe-4S binding protein: MAVKIDSDLCGHIKDCPVQGLCIKLCEQGAIIEKDGDVSIIPENCDDCDLCIQNCPNQAISKV, from the coding sequence ATGGCAGTAAAAATTGATTCTGATTTATGTGGACATATTAAAGATTGTCCAGTACAAGGATTATGTATTAAACTTTGTGAGCAAGGTGCAATCATAGAAAAAGATGGTGATGTATCTATTATACCTGAAAATTGTGATGATTGTGATCTTTGTATTCAAAACTGTCCAAATCAAGCTATATCTAAAGTATGA
- the fwdF gene encoding tungsten-dependent formylmethanofuran dehydrogenase subunit FwdF, with the protein MFNIERNGEEHRNLSYNDINCVGCGICTDICPTSSLRLGPIVPVARGLIEMDLVSIKEDSCVFCGLCSIACPFDALSMSVDGEYIKNIESYPIWNKESVVDDGECMYCSKCYNICPSDAIIFERNLPNPADLVRGEIEINEEDCIYCSFCADMCPAEAITIKNIPISSVDKLNNFIDVDSSKCIFCGVCKKVCPENAIKQICSTCMLNEEIEVPEITGNVMILEDLCVYCSWCSEVCPVDAIDITKPFDGTLELVESEEKICKGDSCHACQDVCPCNAVSIVDGKSVTDLSFCNLCGACVKACPQDIRILTRTDLNLENINSESWNDILTSILVGK; encoded by the coding sequence ATGTTTAATATAGAAAGAAATGGTGAAGAGCACCGTAATTTATCATATAATGATATAAATTGTGTTGGTTGTGGTATTTGTACGGATATTTGTCCGACTTCTTCTTTAAGATTAGGACCCATAGTTCCAGTAGCTCGTGGATTAATTGAAATGGATTTAGTTTCTATTAAAGAAGATTCATGTGTGTTCTGTGGATTATGTTCTATTGCTTGTCCGTTTGATGCTTTATCCATGTCTGTTGATGGGGAATATATTAAAAACATTGAGTCTTATCCTATTTGGAATAAAGAATCTGTTGTTGATGATGGAGAATGTATGTATTGTAGTAAATGTTATAATATATGTCCTAGTGATGCAATAATTTTTGAGAGGAATCTTCCAAATCCTGCTGATTTAGTTAGGGGGGAAATTGAAATAAATGAGGAAGATTGCATATATTGCTCTTTTTGTGCAGATATGTGTCCTGCTGAAGCAATTACAATTAAAAATATTCCCATATCTTCTGTTGATAAATTAAATAATTTTATTGATGTTGATTCTTCTAAATGTATTTTCTGTGGTGTTTGTAAAAAGGTTTGTCCTGAAAATGCTATTAAGCAAATCTGTTCTACATGCATGTTAAATGAAGAAATTGAAGTTCCGGAAATTACTGGAAATGTAATGATTTTAGAAGATTTATGTGTATATTGCTCATGGTGTTCTGAAGTTTGTCCTGTTGATGCAATTGATATAACTAAACCATTTGATGGTACTTTGGAATTAGTTGAAAGTGAAGAAAAAATCTGTAAGGGTGATTCTTGTCATGCTTGTCAAGATGTTTGCCCATGCAATGCAGTTTCAATTGTTGATGGAAAATCTGTAACTGATTTATCTTTCTGTAATTTATGTGGTGCTTGTGTGAAAGCATGTCCACAAGATATTAGAATTTTAACAAGAACTGATTTGAATTTAGAAAATATCAATTCTGAATCTTGGAATGATATTTTAACTTCAATTCTAGTTGGAAAATAG
- a CDS encoding class III signal peptide-containing protein, producing MFRKRIDSKGQGSAELILIIGGLIVVVLLIASYISNITEKTQTNIQNLLKTERDFLINKI from the coding sequence ATGTTTAGAAAAAGAATTGACAGCAAAGGCCAAGGGAGTGCTGAGTTAATTTTAATCATTGGTGGTTTAATTGTTGTTGTACTCCTAATAGCAAGTTATATATCAAATATAACTGAAAAAACACAGACAAATATTCAAAATTTGTTAAAAACAGAAAGAGATTTCTTAATAAATAAAATATAA
- a CDS encoding class III signal peptide-containing protein: protein MKNMKKLIKENSGQGAAEYILLFGGVLVIALLALTIYRSYMETSDVSLKAKDDIIDVRNTILDNRTHV from the coding sequence ATGAAAAATATGAAAAAACTCATCAAAGAAAATTCTGGACAAGGTGCTGCCGAATATATATTGCTCTTTGGAGGTGTGCTTGTAATCGCACTACTTGCATTAACAATATACAGATCATATATGGAAACAAGTGATGTCAGTTTAAAAGCTAAAGATGACATAATTGATGTAAGAAATACCATACTTGACAACAGAACCCATGTTTAG
- a CDS encoding metal-dependent hydrolase, producing MEIRWLGHSAFEIISDDNVRILIDPFISNNPTCQVPVEELNPDIILLTHGHSDHFGDALEISNSTNAPIACIHEISLFLAKQGIRNISVNIGGSFVYRNIKFTMLEAKHSSDIDMVEEIAPGGTAASFLITFEDGTKIYHCGDTGLFGDMKNIIGAIYKPDVVMIPIGDKFTMGPFEAALASMWMNPKVVIPMHYNTFPPIEQDPAIFANFVSQFNPNIDIVVMNPDEYFEYNPEDYQD from the coding sequence ATGGAAATAAGATGGTTGGGTCATTCGGCATTTGAAATAATCAGTGATGATAATGTTAGAATATTAATAGATCCGTTTATTAGTAATAATCCTACTTGCCAAGTCCCTGTAGAGGAATTAAATCCAGATATTATTTTGCTTACTCATGGACATTCTGATCATTTTGGTGATGCTTTAGAAATATCCAATAGTACTAATGCTCCTATTGCATGTATTCACGAAATTTCACTCTTTTTAGCTAAACAAGGAATTAGGAATATTAGTGTTAATATTGGTGGTTCTTTTGTATATAGGAACATTAAATTTACAATGCTCGAAGCTAAACATTCTTCTGATATTGACATGGTTGAAGAAATCGCTCCTGGTGGAACTGCTGCAAGCTTTTTAATAACCTTTGAAGATGGAACTAAAATATATCATTGTGGTGATACAGGACTATTTGGTGATATGAAGAATATTATTGGTGCAATATATAAACCTGATGTGGTAATGATACCAATAGGGGATAAATTTACTATGGGTCCTTTTGAAGCTGCTTTAGCTTCCATGTGGATGAATCCGAAAGTTGTTATTCCAATGCATTATAATACATTTCCACCAATAGAACAAGACCCTGCAATTTTTGCTAATTTTGTAAGTCAGTTTAACCCGAATATTGATATTGTGGTTATGAATCCTGATGAATATTTTGAATATAATCCTGAAGATTATCAGGATTAA
- the rqcH gene encoding ribosome rescue protein RqcH yields MKSMSNVDIYTISDELNNLLSGARVDKSFQPANDIVVIRFHVPGTGRIDLVMQCGSRIHTSQYPLENPTIPPSFPMLLRKRIKGAHVESIKQHEFDRVIEIKVKKDKYYTIIVELFDKGNIILLDDENNIIQPLKRKQLSARDISSKREYKFPEKRGINPITITEEELKKLFKNAESDVVRTLAMNGLGSLYAEEIIQRANGIIEIDKNTLTSQLTDTQTAEIYKCLKELFDNLKKGAIKPQIVKKDSKEDVIPLDLVKYADFEKTFYKDFNEACDEFYSKKVNSTIKNVKEAAWNKKVNKFEKRLKLQQETLDNFTRTIEESQHKGEVIYSNYSTIENIINVINTAWSNDYSFKEIGKILKKAKKEGMPEAQIYESIDKMGILTLNIDDTALNINPKSTIPENAEIYYEKAKKAKRKTKGAIIAIENTKKQLDDIKSKKDIAMEQVELPKKRIKKDLKWYEKLRWFISSDNILVIGGRDANSNEMVVKKYLEPNDIYLHADIHGASSTAIKLNGNELNDNIIKESGEFAAAFSSAWSMGFTTQDVFWVHPDQVTKTPEAGEFLSKGSFVIRGHRNYIRSARVKLAIGIVDYEGKRIMAGPVEALEAHCDNYVVLKPGFAKKEAIAKKIINKINEDDLLTLDDIIRVLPSGKCDIDEEYHLRKKYEKN; encoded by the coding sequence ATGAAATCCATGTCCAATGTAGACATTTATACAATAAGTGATGAACTAAATAATTTATTAAGTGGTGCCAGAGTAGATAAATCATTCCAACCTGCAAATGATATTGTAGTAATCAGATTCCATGTTCCTGGAACTGGCAGAATTGATTTAGTAATGCAATGTGGTTCTAGAATACACACCAGCCAATATCCTCTTGAAAATCCCACCATTCCCCCATCATTTCCCATGCTTTTAAGAAAAAGAATTAAAGGAGCTCATGTTGAAAGTATTAAACAGCATGAATTTGATCGTGTAATTGAAATTAAAGTTAAAAAAGATAAATATTACACAATAATTGTTGAATTATTTGATAAAGGAAATATAATCCTTTTAGATGATGAAAACAATATTATTCAACCTTTAAAAAGAAAACAGTTAAGTGCAAGAGACATTAGTTCTAAAAGAGAATACAAATTTCCTGAAAAACGAGGAATAAACCCTATCACAATTACTGAAGAAGAATTAAAAAAATTATTCAAAAATGCAGAAAGTGATGTTGTAAGAACTCTTGCAATGAATGGGCTTGGAAGCTTATATGCTGAAGAAATTATTCAAAGAGCCAATGGAATCATTGAAATTGATAAAAACACACTTACATCACAATTAACAGATACTCAAACTGCAGAAATCTATAAATGCCTTAAAGAGTTATTTGATAATCTTAAAAAAGGAGCAATTAAACCACAAATTGTAAAAAAAGATTCAAAAGAAGATGTTATTCCATTAGATCTTGTTAAATATGCTGATTTTGAAAAAACTTTTTATAAAGATTTTAATGAGGCCTGTGATGAATTTTATTCTAAAAAAGTAAACAGCACCATAAAAAATGTAAAAGAAGCAGCATGGAATAAAAAAGTAAATAAGTTTGAAAAAAGATTAAAATTACAACAAGAAACCCTTGATAATTTTACAAGAACTATAGAAGAAAGTCAACATAAAGGAGAGGTTATTTATTCTAATTATTCCACCATTGAAAATATAATAAATGTTATAAACACTGCTTGGAGTAATGACTATTCTTTTAAAGAAATTGGCAAAATACTAAAAAAAGCTAAGAAGGAGGGAATGCCTGAAGCTCAGATTTATGAATCCATTGATAAAATGGGTATTTTAACACTGAATATTGATGATACTGCATTGAATATAAATCCTAAATCAACAATACCTGAAAATGCTGAAATATATTATGAAAAAGCTAAAAAAGCAAAAAGAAAAACAAAAGGTGCAATAATAGCTATTGAAAATACTAAAAAACAACTTGATGACATTAAATCCAAAAAGGACATAGCGATGGAACAGGTAGAATTACCTAAAAAAAGAATTAAAAAAGATTTAAAATGGTATGAAAAGTTAAGATGGTTCATTAGCTCAGATAACATATTAGTTATCGGTGGACGTGATGCTAACAGCAATGAAATGGTTGTTAAGAAGTATCTAGAACCAAATGATATTTATTTACATGCAGATATACATGGTGCAAGTTCAACTGCAATAAAGTTAAACGGTAATGAATTAAATGACAATATCATCAAAGAATCAGGGGAATTTGCCGCAGCATTTTCATCTGCTTGGTCAATGGGATTCACAACCCAAGATGTATTCTGGGTTCATCCAGATCAAGTTACAAAAACACCTGAAGCAGGTGAATTTTTATCTAAAGGATCTTTTGTAATACGGGGACATCGTAATTATATAAGAAGTGCAAGGGTAAAATTAGCTATTGGAATTGTTGATTATGAAGGTAAAAGAATAATGGCGGGACCAGTTGAAGCACTTGAAGCCCATTGTGATAATTATGTTGTATTAAAACCGGGATTTGCAAAAAAAGAAGCGATCGCTAAAAAAATAATAAATAAGATTAATGAAGATGATTTATTAACACTTGATGATATTATAAGAGTATTACCATCAGGAAAATGCGATATCGATGAAGAGTATCATCTAAGAAAAAAATATGAAAAAAATTAA
- a CDS encoding EMC6-like membrane protein yields the protein MDITVKVTSIHIVAGIIAALISTGLTLGWFGFKNDIFAFFIAVIILYFVGQACQKIAGDEISGFSQWLWDGIAPFYFTWVIAYTIFAIYL from the coding sequence ATGGACATAACTGTTAAAGTCACAAGTATTCATATTGTTGCAGGTATAATTGCTGCTCTCATTTCCACTGGTTTAACATTAGGCTGGTTTGGATTTAAAAATGATATTTTTGCATTTTTTATTGCTGTAATTATATTGTATTTCGTTGGTCAAGCTTGTCAAAAAATAGCTGGTGATGAAATTTCCGGATTTTCCCAATGGTTATGGGATGGAATTGCACCATTCTATTTTACATGGGTTATAGCATACACTATTTTCGCCATCTACCTATAA
- a CDS encoding DUF2070 family protein: protein MSSMSSVAGLSKYIKTLPKTKFSIIGMLIISFLIGSIYYLIDLNPTMGILEDFIAGGLFGLIVFGISSIMSGALNQQTISVVHGINLKIKHSMFLSVLSMTILGIIIIIGCIISQILKIDLFLNSMLFGCVLIYGFGTLVFWATSKVRFVTAAITGLIQPLLILAMYTLITFLFIDTSFIGPAILQITLKAIVAAIIFVMAIYAFIKVIASPFKKNLGIGVLDLLSLFIAHMNEGSNSLEGLFENMSEAIDTIVTFVSFKTENGIKALFISPSVHPGPLGDLGGSNMPTLLANKFDHFTMVAHGPSTHDFNPIAVSEIDKIEESVRNGLKTVEYSSNASRFIRYNVEKANIGVQLFNKGMVILSTFAPDAVDDIEFGVGLTMMAQSRSRCNVEDSIIVDCHNSFTPESGEILPGNSEVFQLIDVIDTINPKQGRYDVKVGCYEDNLESLDKHDGVGDSGIKTMIVEVGNQRTAYVLFDANNMEIGFRQEIIDAVSDLEIDEIEVMTTDTHTVNTLSRGYNPIGIAKRPEIIEYVRISIEEAIKDLEKVEVGTGTEKIENLNTFGPKNSTELISTISSVVAVSKIIAPVLLITALLIAFIWIFFGGL from the coding sequence ATGTCAAGTATGAGTAGTGTTGCAGGATTATCAAAATATATTAAAACCTTGCCAAAAACCAAATTCTCAATAATAGGAATGCTAATTATTAGTTTTTTAATTGGAAGCATCTATTATTTAATAGATTTGAATCCGACTATGGGCATTTTAGAAGATTTTATTGCAGGAGGGTTGTTTGGTTTAATCGTATTTGGAATTTCTTCCATAATGAGTGGTGCATTGAATCAGCAGACAATTAGTGTTGTTCATGGAATCAATTTAAAAATTAAACACTCAATGTTTTTATCTGTTCTTTCAATGACAATACTTGGAATAATCATAATTATCGGATGTATAATTTCCCAAATACTAAAAATAGATTTATTTTTAAACTCAATGCTATTCGGTTGTGTTTTAATTTATGGATTCGGCACATTAGTTTTCTGGGCCACATCAAAAGTTAGATTTGTAACTGCTGCAATTACTGGTTTAATTCAGCCATTACTCATATTAGCAATGTATACATTAATTACATTTTTATTCATTGACACAAGTTTTATTGGACCTGCAATTTTACAAATAACTTTAAAAGCAATAGTTGCTGCAATAATATTTGTTATGGCAATATATGCATTCATTAAAGTTATTGCATCCCCATTTAAGAAGAACTTAGGTATTGGTGTTTTGGATTTATTAAGTTTATTTATTGCCCATATGAATGAAGGATCAAATTCCCTTGAAGGATTATTTGAAAATATGAGTGAAGCTATTGATACAATCGTCACATTTGTTAGTTTTAAAACTGAAAATGGAATAAAAGCATTATTTATATCTCCTTCTGTTCACCCTGGGCCTTTAGGGGATCTTGGGGGATCAAATATGCCAACGTTATTGGCTAATAAATTTGACCATTTCACTATGGTTGCTCATGGACCATCAACACATGATTTTAACCCAATTGCAGTATCAGAGATTGATAAAATTGAAGAGTCTGTAAGAAACGGATTGAAAACTGTAGAATATTCATCAAATGCAAGTAGATTTATAAGGTATAATGTTGAAAAAGCAAATATCGGTGTTCAATTATTTAATAAGGGTATGGTTATTTTATCAACTTTTGCTCCGGATGCAGTTGATGATATTGAATTTGGTGTTGGATTGACTATGATGGCTCAAAGCAGAAGCCGTTGCAATGTTGAAGATTCAATAATTGTAGATTGCCATAACTCCTTCACTCCTGAAAGTGGAGAAATCTTGCCTGGAAATTCAGAAGTATTCCAGTTAATTGATGTTATTGACACAATTAATCCTAAACAGGGAAGATATGATGTAAAAGTAGGCTGCTATGAAGATAACCTTGAATCCTTAGATAAACATGATGGTGTCGGAGACAGTGGTATAAAAACAATGATTGTTGAAGTCGGCAATCAAAGAACCGCATATGTACTTTTCGATGCAAACAATATGGAAATTGGATTTAGACAAGAAATTATTGATGCAGTAAGTGATTTGGAAATAGATGAAATTGAAGTAATGACAACTGACACACATACTGTTAATACACTTTCTAGAGGATACAATCCTATTGGAATTGCAAAAAGACCTGAAATTATAGAATATGTCAGAATTAGTATCGAAGAGGCAATAAAAGATTTAGAAAAAGTAGAAGTTGGAACTGGAACTGAAAAAATAGAAAATCTTAACACTTTCGGCCCAAAAAATTCAACTGAATTAATTTCAACAATTAGTTCAGTAGTTGCAGTGAGTAAAATTATAGCTCCAGTTTTATTGATTACAGCATTACTAATTGCATTTATATGGATATTCTTTGGTGGTTTATAG
- a CDS encoding FumA C-terminus/TtdB family hydratase beta subunit produces MERKLNVPIKDENLNELKAGDVVYLTGNILTARDQAHKRIIEQGAPFDISGAALFHAGPIVTKEDENYKMVAIGPTTSMRMNPYQSDVLDMGAKIIIGKGGMDDTVREALVRNNAIYVVATGGCAALYVDAVEKIEGVDWLDLGMPEAIWNLKVKNFGPLIVAMDSEGNSLYD; encoded by the coding sequence ATGGAAAGAAAATTAAATGTACCAATTAAAGATGAAAATTTAAATGAATTGAAAGCTGGAGATGTAGTTTATTTAACAGGTAACATTTTAACTGCAAGAGATCAAGCTCACAAAAGAATTATTGAACAAGGTGCTCCATTTGATATTTCAGGTGCAGCATTGTTCCATGCAGGACCTATTGTCACAAAAGAAGATGAAAACTATAAAATGGTCGCTATTGGTCCAACTACTTCTATGAGAATGAATCCATATCAAAGTGATGTTTTAGATATGGGGGCTAAAATTATAATTGGTAAAGGTGGAATGGATGATACTGTAAGAGAAGCATTAGTTAGAAATAATGCAATTTATGTAGTGGCAACTGGAGGTTGTGCTGCATTATATGTAGATGCAGTGGAAAAAATTGAAGGTGTTGACTGGTTGGACTTAGGAATGCCTGAAGCTATTTGGAATTTAAAAGTTAAAAATTTCGGTCCTCTTATAGTGGCTATGGATAGTGAAGGTAACAGTTTATATGATTAA